From the genome of Ziziphus jujuba cultivar Dongzao chromosome 6, ASM3175591v1, one region includes:
- the LOC132803965 gene encoding receptor-like protein 33, with the protein MILSWNRFSGSIPSGIGNLKYLESLKLSSSNLTGPIATSLGGLVRIKDIDLSHHRLSGSIPVEICALFTLTSLDLSHNSLVGELPSSLGNLTKLTTLNLAYNNLGSSIISSFLLHFENNSLDLDGNEHLCAYEDLIRATEQFDIRYCTGTGGYGSVYKVQLPNGKVVALKKLHTSKSGQPALRKSFTNEVKTLTA; encoded by the exons ATGATCCTTAGCTGGAACCGGTTTAGTGGTTCTATACCATCTGGAATAGGGAATTTGAAATATTTGGAAAGTTTGAAACTTAGTTCTAGCAACCTCACTGGTCCAATTGCCACATCTTTAGGTGGTCTTGTGAGAATAAAAGATATTGACTTGTCACACCACCGCTTGAGTGGAAGCATCCCAGTGGAGATCTGTGCCCTTTTCACACTAACTTCTTTGGACCTCAGTCACAACTCACTTGTCGGAGAATTACCTTCTTCACTTGGTAACCTCACAAAGTTGACCACCTTGAACCTTGCATATAACAATCTTGGCAGTAGCATCATCTCTTCCTTTCTACTCCACTTCGAGAATAATTCACTTGATCTTGATGGAAATGAACATTTATGTG CGTATGAAGACCTCATACGAGCAACAGAGCAATTTGATATCAGGTATTGCACTGGTACTGGTGGTTATGGAAGTGTTTACAAAGTACAACTCCCTAATGGTAAAGTAGTTGCCTTGAAGAAACTTCACACTTCTAAGTCTGGACAACCGGCTTTGAGAAAGAGTTTTACAAATGAGGTGAAAACATTGACAGCATAA
- the LOC107426102 gene encoding probable serine/threonine-protein kinase PBL15, which produces MTINSSSSSSSTMRNNNNNSKPWRPFTANCCSVEDQTVLGKLSRPCRPSRSDFSKNIAPMPSFRRLSFSDLSRSSSMRINEDLAQSFGSELYDFQLSELRGITQNFSSNFLLGEGGFGKVHKGYIDENLRQGLKAQAVAVKLLDIEGLQGHREWLAEVIFLGQLRHPHLVKLIGYCCEDEERLLVYEFMPRGSLENHLFKRLSVSLPWNTRLRIAIGAAKGLAFLHGAEKPVIYRDFKTSNVLLDSDFNAKLSDFGLAKMGPEGSDTHVTTRVMGTYGYAAPEYVSTGHLTTKSDVYSFGVVLLEMLTGRRATDKSRPKSEQNLVDWAKPYLTSNRRLRYIMDPRLGGQYSVKGAKEIALLALHCISVNPKDRPRMPAIVETLEGLQNFKDMAVTCGQWQASPKTSTARVNNGVSSAKVKLEIKGASFRKSSLAVNPSRKNT; this is translated from the exons ATGACAatcaattcttcttcttcttcttcatcaaccatgagaaacaacaacaacaactcgAAGCCATGGAGACCTTTCACAGCAAATTGCTGTTCAGTTGAGGACCAAACAGTTCTTGGCAAGCTCAGCAGACCATGCAGGCCGTCACGGTCGGACTTCTCCAAGAACATCGCTCCGATGCCGTCTTTTCGGAGGCTGTCTTTCTCCGATCTCAGCCGGTCTTCTTCGATGAGAATCAACGAAGATCTCGCGCAGTCTTTCGGGTCGGAGCTGTATGATTTTCAGCTGAGTGAGCTGCGTGGTATAACTCAGAATTTCTCCAGCAATTTCTTGTTGGGAGAAGGTGGGTTTGGGAAGGTGCATAAGGGTTATATAGATGAGAATTTGAGACAGGGTTTGAAGGCTCAGGCTGTTGCTGTTAAGCTTCTTGATATTGAAGGTTTACAGGGACACCGTGAATGGCtg GCAGAAGTGATATTTCTGGGACAACTTAGGCACCCCCATTTGGTTAAATTAATAGGATATTGTTGTGAGGATGAAGAAAGACTCCTAGTCTATGAGTTTATGCCCCGGGGCAGCTTAGAGAACCACTTGTTCAAAA GGCTTTCAGTATCATTGCCATGGAACACAAGACTAAGAATAGCAATTGGAGCTGCAAAAGGACTTGCTTTCTTGCATGGAGCTGAGAAGCCTGTGATTTACAGggacttcaagacttcaaatgTCTTACTAGATTct GATTTCAATGCAAAGCTATCAGATTTTGGACTTGCAAAGATGGGACCTGAAGGATCAGACACACATGTTACAACAAGGGTTATGGGTACCTATGGATATGCTGCACCAGAATACGTCTCAACAG GGCACTTGACAACAAAAAGTGATGTATACAGCTTTGGGGTGGTACTACTAGAAATGCTAACAGGAAGAAGAGCCACAGACAAATCAAGACCTAAAAGTGAGCAAAACCTTGTTGATTGGGCAAAACCCTACCTCACTAGCAATAGAAGATTGAGGTACATTATGGATCCAAGACTTGGAGGTCAATATTCTGTGAAGGGAGCAAAAGAAATAGCCCTACTGGCTCTGCATTGCATAAGTGTGAACCCCAAAGATAGGCCAAGAATGCCAGCCATTGTTGAAACTCTAGAAGGCTTGCAAAATTTCAAGGACATGGCAGTCACTTGTGGGCAATGGCAAGCATCACCAAAGACTAGTACTGCTAGGGTCAATAATGGAGTTTCCTCCGCTAAGGTTAAATTGGAGATTAAAGGAGCTAGCTTCAGAAAATCCTCCCTAGCAGTCAACCCTAGTAGGAAAAACACATGA
- the LOC107426103 gene encoding pectin acetylesterase 8 — translation MAYTRLSKWLGLVLFLLNFLTTEGSSVDITYLHSAVDKGAVCLDGSPPAYHFQKGSGSGINSWMVYHAGGGWCDNVADCLNRTTRDLGSSKHMTKQLNFTGIMSNQQELNPYFYNWNIILIRYCDGSSFTGDVEAVDPATNLHFRGARIWNAVMEDLLAKGMKNAENAILTGCSAGGLATILHCDNFQALFPNTTKVKCVADGGFIINAEDISGERKIETKFNQIVELHSSGKNLPKSCTSQMKPELCFFPQHVIEHVQTPIYIVNSPYDLWQVTNILVPKTADPHGTWKSCNHDIRNCSSDQIGTMQHFRTKFLHALSGLKKNSESNGMFIDSCYVHCQIDRQETWFRNDSTVVRNKKLANEVGDWFYDDKYRPLQEPDCPYPCNPTCYNIVTNSTQ, via the exons ATGGCCTATACAAGATTAAGCAAATGGCTTGGTCTTGTATTGTTTCTACTGAATTTTCTTACAACAGAGGGGTCTTCAGTGGACATTACTTATCTGCACAGTGCAGTGGATAAAGGAGctg TTTGTTTGGATGGTAGCCCACCTGCTTATCACTTTCAAAAGGGATCTGGCTCAGGGATTAATAGCTGGATGGTTTACCATGCG GGTGGGGGATGGTGTGATAATGTGGCAGATTGTTTGAATCGGACAACGAGAGACTTGGGTTCATCCAAACATATGACGAAGCAACTTAATTTCACAGGAATCATGAGCAACCAACAAGAGCTTAATCCAT ACTTTTACAACTGGAACATAATCTTGATTAGGTATTGTGATGGCTCATCATTCACCGGAGATGTGGAAGCCGTAGATCCT GCTACTAATCTTCACTTCAGAGGAGCAAGGATTTGGAATGCTGTAATGGAGGACTTATTAGCAAAGGGAATGAAAAATGctgaaaat GCTATACTGACTGGTTGTTCAGCTGGAGGATTGGCAACAATTCTTCATTGTGATAACTTCCAAGCTCTCTTCCCTAACACTACCAAAGTAAAATGCGTTGCAGATGGTGGTTTCATCATCAACGC GGAAGATATTAGTGGTGAACGAAAAATTGAAACTAAATTTAATCAAATAGTTGAACTTcat aGCTCTGGGAAGAATTTGCCTAAATCCTGCACTTCACAAATGAAACCAGAGTTG TGTTTCTTTCCACAGCATGTGATTGAACATGTTCAAACACCCATCTATATCGTAAATTCACCCTATGATCTATGGCAG GTGACAAACATTCTTGTTCCTAAAACCGCTGACCCTCATGGCACTTGGAAATCTTGCAATCATGACATAAGAAATTGCTCGAGTGATCAAATCGGAACCATGCAGC ACTTCAGGACAAAATTTTTGCATGCATTAAGTGGATTGAAGAAGAATTCTGAATCTAATGGAATGTTTATAGACTCTTGCTATGTACACTGCCAAATCGATAGGCAAGAAACGTGGTTCAGAAACGATTCTACCGTTGTACGGAACAAG AAATTGGCAAATGAAGTTGGAGATTGGTTTTATGATGATAAATATCGTCCATTGCAGGAGCCAGATTGTCCTTACCCTTGTAACCCTACTTGTTATAACATTGTAACCAATAGTACTCAGTGA
- the LOC107426105 gene encoding MDIS1-interacting receptor like kinase 2 — MLSGPLPRALGNLSKLTELHLESNWINASIPPEIGNLKNLEILGLENNHLTGGIPSFICDLTNLIHVHLSFNRLSGPLPSRIGNLKNLTSLQLGSNNLMGPIVPSLCGLESIEDIDLSGNNFNGSIPIEIFSLSTLTSLDVSSNSITDKIPSQLGNLTSLTTLNLAHNSIVGEIPSELANLTRLTTLKLAYNNLNGTIPSSILLRFKNKSLDLDGNRDLCGNLSGFPSCFHSIPPSSDQGVVNKVGGRSNSHKISSIIVPISVSFVLFFLVLISAMFYKCGNKNEKCQTSLGEITTTKNGDIFSAWNYDGNIAYIDIIQATEYFDIRYCIGTGGYGSVYRAQLPNGKVIALKKLHSSEAEEMVLKKSFLNEVKTLTELRHRNIVRLHGYCLHKTCMFLIYEYVERGSLFCVLSNDMRAVELDWRERVNIIKGIVHALCYLHHDCTPPIVHRDIASNNILLNSKLEAIVADFGTARFMDYGSSNQTIMAGTYGYIAPELAYTMAITEKCDVYSFGVVALETLMGRHPKQVLSSLSSFSTQSLLLIDVLDKRLPPPRSPSDVHNVVLVSEIALACLHANPKHRPTRENVSKYLVDRRTPFG; from the exons ATGCTCAGTGGACCGCTGCCACGGGCGTTGGGTAATCTATCGAAGCTGACAGAGCTTCATCTTGAGTCGAACTGGATTAATGCATCCATCCCTCCAGAGATTGGAAATCTCAAGAATCTGGAAATATTGGGATTGGAGAACAACCATTTAACTGGTGGAATACCTTCTTTTATATGTGATTTAACCAACTTAATACATGTGCACCTCAGTTTTAACAGGCTAAGTGGTCCATTGCCTTCCAGAATAGGGAATTTGAAGAATCTGACAAGTTTGCAGCTTGGTTCTAACAACCTCATGGGTCCTATTGTTCCTTCTTTGTGTGGTCTTGAGAGTATAGAAGATATTGATTTGTCAGGGAACAATTTCAATGGAAGCATCCCTATTGAGATATTTTCCCTTTCTACTCTCACTTCTTTGGACGTCAGTTCCAATTCAATTACCGATAAAATACCTTCTCAACTTGGCAACCTCACAAGCTTGACCACCTTGAACCTTGCACACAACTCAATTGTTGGAGAAATACCTTCGGAACTTGCCAACCTCACCAGGTTGACTACCTTGAAACTTGCCTATAACAATCTCAATGGTACCATTCCATCTTCTATCCTGCTTCGATTCAAGAACAAATCACTCGATCTCGATGGCAACAGAGATTTGTGTGGTAACCTGTCAGGATTCCCTTCCTGCTTTCATTCTATCCCACCAAGTAGTGACCAGGGTGTCGTCAACAAAGTTGGAGGCCGCTCCAACTCCCACAAAATCAGTAGCATAATTGTTCCCATCTCAGTTAGCTTTGTCttgttttttcttgttcttataTCGGCGATGTTCTACAAATGTGGGAACAAGAATGAAAAGTGCCAAACATCACTTGGTGAGATAACTACAACAAAGAACGGAGACATATTTTCAGCATGGAATTATGATGGGAACATAGCATACATAGATATCATACAAGCAACAGAGTATTTTGATATCCGATATTGCATTGGAACTGGTGGTTACGGAAGCGTCTACAGAGCACAGTTACCTAATGGCAAGGTAATTGCATTGAAGAAGCTTCATAGTTCAGAAGCTGAAGAGATGGTTTTGaagaaaagttttttaaatgaGGTGAAGACATTGACAGAACTACGACATCGTAATATTGTGAGGCTCCACGGCTATTGTTTACATAAAACATGTATGTTTCTGATTTATGAATATGTGGAAAGAGGGAGCTTGTTTTGTGTTCTAAGTAATGATATGAGGGCTGTGGAATTGGATTGGAGAGAAAGGGTGAATATTATCAAAGGCATAGTACATGCCTTATGCTACCTGCATCATGATTGCACTCCACCAATTGTTCATCGTGATATAGCGAGCAATAACATTTTGCTCAACTCCAAATTAGAAGCTATTGTCGCTGATTTTGGCACAGCTAGATTCATGGATTATGGTTCATCCAATCAGACCATAATGGCCGGCACTTACGGTTACATTGCTCCTG AGCTTGCCTACACTATGGCTATAACTGAAAAATGCGACGTTTATAGCTTTGGAGTGGTGGCACTTGAAACCTTAATGGGAAGGCATCCAAAACAagtattatcatcattatcatcattttCTACACAAAGTCTACTACTAATTGATGTTTTAGACAAACGCTTGCCGCCTCCTAGAAGTCCATCAGATGTGCATAATGTTGTTCTTGTTTCTGAAATTGCTTTGGCATGCTTACATGCTAACCCTAAGCACCGACCAACAAGGGAAAATGTTTCCAAATACCTTGTTGATCGCAGGACACCATTTGGCTAG